One region of Mugil cephalus isolate CIBA_MC_2020 chromosome 17, CIBA_Mcephalus_1.1, whole genome shotgun sequence genomic DNA includes:
- the yy1a gene encoding transcriptional repressor protein YY1a, whose amino-acid sequence MASGDTLYIETDGSEMPAEIVELHEIEVETIETTVVGEDGEHQPMIALQPLDSDDPTSIHPHQEVILVQTREEVVGEDDSELHTDDGFEDQILIPVPAVEEDYIEQTLVTVAGKSSSTGRMKKSGSGKKAGKKSYLSGGEMGRKWEQKQVQIKTLEGEFSVTMWASDDKKDIDHEEQITGENSPPDYSEYMTGKKLPPGGIPGIDLSDPKQLAEFARMKPRKVKEDDAPRTIACPHKGCSKMFRDNSAMRKHLHTHGPRVHVCAECGKAFVESSKLKRHQLVHTGEKPFQCTFEGCGKRFSLDFNLRTHVRIHTGDRPYVCPFDGCNKKFAQSTNLKSHILTHAKAKNNQ is encoded by the exons ATGGCGTCGGGGGACACCCTGTACATAGAAACGGACGGGTCAGAAATGCCAGCCGAAATAGTTGAATTGCACGAAATCGAAGTAGAGACAATCGAGACAACAGTTGTTGGAGAGGACGGTGAACACCAGCCTATGATCGCCTTACAGCCTCTTGACTCGGATGATCCCACCTCGATTCACCCGCACCAGGAGGTGATATTGGTGCAAACaagagaggaggtggtgggcGAGGATGACTCCGAACTGCACACAGATGACGGCTTCGAGGACCAAATTTTAATCCCGGTGCCCGCCGTGGAGGAGGACTACATCGAACAGACTCTGGTAACTGTGGCCGGGAAAAGCTCGTCAACAGGCCGGATGAAGAAGAGTGGAAGCGGAAAGAAAGCGGGCAAAAAGAGCTACCTGAGCGGGGGAGAGATGGGCAGAAAATGGGAGCAGAAGCAAGTCCAGATAAAGACGCTGGAGGGGGAATTTTCAGTCACTATGTGGGCATCGG ATGACAAGAAGGACATAGACCACGAGGAGCAGATCACAGGAGAGAACTCTCCTCCGGATTACTCTGAATACATGACGGGGAAGAAGCTCCCACCCGGAGGCATCCCAGGCATCGACCTGTCAGACCCCAAACAGCTGGCAGAGTTTGCACG AATGAAGCCAAGGAAAGTAAAAGAAGACGATGCGCCCAGGACAATAGCCTGTCCTCATAAA GGATGCAGCAAGATGTTCAGGGACAACTCGGCAATGAGGAAACACTTGCATACCCACGGGCCCCGTGTGCACGTCTGTGCAGAGTGTGGCAAAGCGTTTGTGGAAAGTTCCAAGCTGAAGAGGCATCAACTTGTACACACAGGAGAGAAACCGTTCCAG TGCACGTTTGAAGGCTGCGGCAAGCGGTTCTCTTTGGACTTTAACTTGCGCACACATGTGCGTATTCACACCGGGGACCGCCCGTACGTGTGCCCCTTTGACGGCTGCAACAAAAAATTCGCCCAGTCGACCAACCTCAAGTCTCACATCCTCACACATGCCAAAGCCAAAAACAACCAGTGA